From one Malus sylvestris chromosome 1, drMalSylv7.2, whole genome shotgun sequence genomic stretch:
- the LOC126613840 gene encoding uncharacterized protein LOC126613840 — translation MVQVIKVESHKADDVIATLGGQVLQTGYQVVIASPDKDFKQLLSEDFQLVVSLDELERWSFYTLKHYIAQYNCDPCCDLSLRCIVGDHADGVPGIQHLALGFGQKTALKLLKKHGSLENLLNTAAIRTMGRQYAQNALTKHADYLRRNYKILSLMRDVDVQLREEWLLTKDTSNDSATLSNFYKFFEETRDFRNQRASVSNG, via the coding sequence ATGGTGCAGGTCATAAAAGTAGAAAGTCATAAAGCTGATGATGTTATAGCTACACTTGGTGGGCAAGTTCTGCAAACAGGATATCAGGTGGTGATTGCCTCACCTGATAAAGATTTTAAGCAATTGCTTTCGGAAGATTTCCAGCTTGTTGTGTCCCTAGATGAGTTAGAACGCTGGTCGTTTTACACTCTTAAGCACTACATAGCTCAATATAACTGTGATCCATGCTGTGATTTGAGCCTTAGGTGCATTGTGGGTGATCACGCTGATGGTGTTCCTGGAATCCAACATCTAGCTCTTGGATTTGGTCAGAAAACTGCCCTAAAGCTCTTGAAAAAACACGGTTCATTGGAAAACCTACTAAACACAGCTGCAATCAGAACTATGGGCAGACAGTATGCCCAAAATGCTCTAACAAAACATGCTGATTACCTAAGGAGGAACTACAAGATTCTTTCCCTTATGAGGGATGTCGATGTTCAGCTTAGAGAAGAGTGGTTGCTTACCAAAGATACAAGCAATGATTCTGCAACTCTATCTAACTTCTATAAATTCTTCGAAGAAACTCGGGATTTCCGTAATCAAAGAGCATCTGTTTCAAATGGCTAA
- the LOC126618527 gene encoding ferric reduction oxidase 2-like, whose amino-acid sequence MDAVQVVKSSSPPSHEGIHIVRAAIRLLAIFVVFPGTLLIWLMMPTNTYRQIWLPQIRLKASSSTYLGAEGGTILVYTFPILFIAVLGCVYLHLGKKLNNHELKSSSGTKKNRFAVWKQPMLVKGPLGIVSGIELAFFVMFITLLVWSLSTYLHNKFKNITTQSAAKHHEQVWESKLDSAALVLGLAGNVCLAFLFFPLARGSSVLALFGLTSEGSIKYHIWLGHIVLAFFTAHGLCYIIYWAATEQISQMVIWDKVGVSNVAGELALLSGLFMWATAIPRIRRKMFELFFYTHYLYILFMFFFILHVGIAYACIALPSFYLFLVDRYLRFLQSRTSTRLIFARVLPCETLELNLAKTPGLKYNPTSVMFINVPSISKMQWHPFTVTSNSSLEPEKISIVVKGEGSWSKKLYQMLSSPSPTDRIEVAVEGPYGPASTHFLRHDTLVMVSGGSGITPFISIIRELLLLSTSFTYKVPKVVLICAFKNSLDLTMLDLILPMSSTSIDMSNLNLQIEAYVTRETEPKTDGSKPVRSIWFKPNATDAPVSPILGTNHWLWLALIISSSFVVFLILIGTITRYYIYPIDHNSNTIFSYSLRAVLNILVICVSIASTASGAVLWNKKKNAMENKQIQNMEGPSPMGTPQSLYYNADRELESLPQQSLTQATNVHYGERPDLKKVIFECKESSIGVLASGPKKMRHEVATICSSGLAENLHFESISFSW is encoded by the exons ATGGATGCAGTGCAGGTTGTGAAAAGTTCATCACCACCTTCCCATGAAGGAATTCATATTGTGAGGGCAGCAATAAGGCTTCTAGCAATATTTGTAGTGTTTCCGGGGACTCTTTTAATTTGGCTCATGATGCCTACCAACACATATAGGCAAATTTGGCTGCCTCAAATCAGACTAAAGGCTAGCTCAAGTACCTATTTGGGAGCAGAAG GTGGAACAATTCTGGTGTACACATTTCCCATTTTGTTCATTGCGGTGTTGGGTTGTGTGTATCTTCATCTGGGAAAGAAGTTGAATAACCATGAACTGAAAAG CAGCAGTGGAACAAAGAAGAATCGGTTTGCTGTATGGAAACAACCTATGCTGGTGAAAGGCCCCTTAGGAATTGTTTCTGGGATAGAGCTGGCCTTTTTCGTGATGTTCATTACACTCCTGGTGTGGTCTTTGTCAACATATTTGCACAACAAGTTTAAGAACATCACCACACAATCAGCAGCAAAACACCACGAACAAGT ATGGGAATCTAAATTGGATAGTGCAGCATTGGTTCTGGGGCTTGCGGGGAACGTATGCCTtgcatttcttttctttcctctgGCACGTGGCTCTTCGGTTCTGGCACTTTTTGGTCTCACCTCTGAAGGTAGCATCAAGTACCATATCTGGCTTGGACACATAGTCCTGGCATTCTTCACTGCTCATGGCCTTTGTTACATCATTTACTGGGCTGCTACTGAACAAATTTCCCAG aTGGTAATATGGGATAAGGTTGGCGTTTCAAATGTAGCTGGAGAGCTGGCTTTGCTCTCTGGACTGTTCATGTGGGCGACTGCCATCCCTCGCATTAGACGTAAAATGTTTGAGCTCTTCTTCTACACTCATTACCTTTACATCCTCTTCATGTTCTTCTTTATCCTTCACGTTGGCATCGCCTATGCTTGCATTGCGCTCCCCAGTTTCTACCTCTTCTTGGTTGATCGTTACCTGAGATTCTTACAATCCCGAACCAGCACACGATTAATCTTTGCACGTGTTTTGCCATGCGAAACCCTAGAGCTCAACTTGGCCAAGACCCCAG GGCTGAAATATAATCCAACAAGCGTCATGTTCATAAACGTTCCTAGTATTTCTAAGATGCAGTGGCATCCTTTTACTGTTACTTCCAACAGTAGCTTGGAACCAGAAAAGATTAGCATCGTTGTCAAAGGTGAAGGAAGTTGGAGCAAGAAGCTATACCAAATGCTTTCATCCCCTTCTCCAACCGATCGGATTGAGGTCGCAGTTGAAGGGCCTTATGGACCTGCTTCAACTCATTTTCTAAG GCATGACACCCTTGTAATGGTGAGTGGAGGCAGCGGAATTACCCCATTCATCTCCATAATCCGAGAGCTCCTCCTGCTGAGTACATCATTCACCTACAAGGTTCCGAAAGTGGTCTTAATCTGTGCATTTAAAAATTCATTGGACCTCACCATGCTAGACCTAATTCTTCCAATGTCCAGCACCTCAATCGACATGTCCAACCTGAATCTCCAAATCGAGGCTTACGTGACAAGAGAGACAGAACCAAAAACAGATGGCTCGAAGCCTGTTAGATCCATATGGTTCAAACCAAATGCAACTGATGCACCTGTATCACCAATTTTGGGCACAAACCACTGGCTCTGGCTTGCCCTCATAATTTCATCTTCCTTCGTCGTGTTCCTTATCTTGATCGGGACCATTACGCGCTACTACATTTACCCTATTGATCACAATTCGAACACGATATTTTCGTATTCTCTAAGAGCTGTGCTTAACATATTGGTGATATGTGTTTCCATAGCCTCAACAGCTAGTGGAGCAGTTTTATGGAACAAGAAAAAGAACGCTATGGAAAATAAGCAGATTCAGAACATGGAAGGGCCATCTCCAATGGGGACACCACAGTCACTGTATTACAATGCCGACAGAGAGTTGGAAAGCCTTCCTCAACAGTCTCTTACACAAGCAACAAATGTGCACTATGGTGAAAGACCAGACCTCAAGA AGGTGATATTTGAGTGCAAAGAATCAAGTATTGGAGTTCTTGCGAGTGGTCCGAAGAAAATGAGGCATGAAGTTGCAACCATTTGTTCGTCGGGTTTGGCAGAAAATCTGCATTTTGAGTCCATTAGTTTTAGCTGGTGA
- the LOC126618689 gene encoding uncharacterized protein LOC126618689, whose product MVQHGYELPEMEIDALEEDLTETQLKTLKQNRMEDARALGIIQGAVSDTIFPRIANEETAKGAWEVLQQEYRGDTKVRKVKLQSLRRDFEYTRMRENELLKDYFTRLFDVVNKMKTYGEELPNERIVQKLLISLTKPYDSIVSVIEETKDTETLSVQEVMASLRAFDQRLERHADSAPEKAFQTLNVGSSSQASASNQKPQWKGKSKK is encoded by the coding sequence ATGGTTCAACATGGGTATGAACTACCTGAGATGGAGATCGATGCTCTAGAGGAGGATCTCACAGAAACACAACTCAAAACACTGAAGCAGAATCGGATGGAGGATGCTAGAGCACTTGGAATCATTCAAGGTGCTGTCTCAGACACCATTTTTCCGAGGATAGCAAATGAAGAGACTGCAAAGGGAGCTTGGGAAGTTTTACAGCAAGAATACAGAGGAGACACCAAAGTTAGAAAGGTAAAACTTCAGTCCCTTAGAAGAGATTTTGAGTATACAAGAATGAGGGAAAATGAGCTGTTAAAAGACTACTTCACTAGGCTGTTTGATGTTGTAAACAAGATGAAAACATATGGTGAGGAACTGCCTAATGAAAGAATTGTCCAAAAACTGTTGATTAGTTTGACTAAACCCTATGATTCAATAGTGAGTGTCATAGAAGAAACCAAAGACACTGAAACTCTCAGTGTACAAGAGGTGATGGCATCCTTAAGAGCTTTTGATCAAAGGCTCGAGAGGCATGCTGACTCTGCACCTGAGAAAGCCTTTCAAACACTCAATGTTGGATCTAGTAGTCAAGCCAGTGCAAGCAATCAGAAACCACAGTGGAAGGGCAAAAGCAAGAAATGA